The segment agacttgcgttgaattattactaaaacattgcgtacggacaaagctgtaaatgtgcgtacgcagtaaaaaaatcagatgtatgaaacactgcgtacacGGAATTtcacgcatatctctttgtacatctgaattaacgtgaaattgagcgcacatgcacgagcgcaaaacccctccctgcctcctcccccgtattaatatggtaatgactccactttggcaaaaccaaacgaaaaagcaagcaagagaaacttaacagaatgtgaattgaaggtgctcctcaccggtagaccggagaaaaactgttatttgcaagtttgtaaaaaaaaaaaaaaaatagagtgggagagtttagctgacgcggttaacgcagtggggtctgaacatcgcactatgaacgaattaaaaaagaaatggtccgatgtaaaggtgcaggtggagaacagcggcgacttagcctacgtttcagcgcatcagtcagagtcatagagcgcaagcagatgaacatcgttgtcttgtaacggtaaaatatcttgtttgaataagtgcaacgttgtctttatgaaataaacaatagtaggcctatgtctataaaggttcatataatgcctcactacatggtgtgatgttgacataatgtgatttagtttgacacaaagcaaccgagtgatccttgtcagctaggtaaaatattttataagaaatttctattttgattttatggttatctgctgaatttgctgatgcttgtaaattacatgatgtaatttattaacatttcatcatattatatagcctatatagccattgagagggacatcccagtggatcgcagtgttgtttgaattagtttacataatatatatatatatatatatatatatatatatatatatatatatatatatatatacacacacacacacacataagatatatacataccctctatatgtatattatctgtataaaagttattaatactaattaaatataaaataagaatattattgtgtgttatttttttggtggtggaggggttggggttggggggggggtgcccttttttcagtttcagcacatgcccctcaaaaggtctgtgcacggctctggtgccaccggcatttcagctgcccaatcgcccgctctacaagtgcgagaatgggcatcattgtatctgcgctcttggtcagtttgtgggttgttgaggggggttaacagccacgtctttaatggataaccgcggtctcctgatatgcagttaaatagttacgctcaataaaataaaataaagtcaaacttagctgtttccgattcacgtatccaaattgttcttcagatggcgcccttacagcaatgtccgtgcagtcgatcgcttgcgcttacattaggataaccggtgagcgctgcaaattgcgctttgtttggctggtcaactgcatggtatggaaatcttatatacctgctagacatgcggatgatcccgtcccatacagctggcattgcacggctcaaagacgactggcttaaccccgagcgatctgccagttccctttggaaagaacaatttgccaggaaaccaagcgttatcagcacctgtaagggaacgggtaatgcgtggctcctcgctgtctccaaatttggacccaactcaggaaagagctccaagaggatagctcttggaaatctgaaacggcttataagccagtcatcatcgtgggccagaaaatcactgtgatccctaaacgTTCCCTTCGGATTCGGCCATTGATGTATAAGGACAACATTGCCATAGACCAAgggttgtatacatttgcaaatgcttttatatgttctaaatcacataattggtagaaaaatattgtctcaattaacccattttatcaattataaattaatagcaatgttttccacatgtgttggtgcgatactttgtagtgtgcaatttaaaataattgcctctaggagtcccaagggaaataaaacaaacacacgcacaaaaaatacacgtacaccagacatggagttggcgtggatcaacgcacattctcacgttaatttcatcgttagtaaatccaaacgtgagcgtgaaatctggcgtacgcaaagtttttgtgcgtacgcagcgttgatacatgaggccccaggagATTAAATTTTACCAAGAGAAACCAATTGTTGAGTTCAGCTTTCCTTATTCACTCCTTCACTGCAGTTCTTTCTTTGATTGAACTTTGaagtattttaaatttaaaggtgccatagaatgtaaaactgtatttaccttggcatagttgcataataacagttcagtacatggacatgacatacaatgagtctcaaacaccatttcAACAATGGGTTTTTCGAATGGGATTTTGGTTAAATCCCTTAAATAAGGTTAAGGTCCGTGgttaacacaagctcaagataCTTTCACGTTTTAATGTACGACATAAAACACCAGTTACACCCCACTCCtgatttttttaaactgttgtGATTCATAAAAAAGACGGTTGCTGTCAGAGAAATTAAACATCTTCATGCTGAGCAGTTTATCactttatagtgtttataaatgtagtataattttatattgtcgttcgtgttttttttttgctttgccctGAAATGCAACCAATAGTTTTGTAAGTGAGATTCTCGTTAATTACTGatgtaaccagcggagactctgggttcATACCATGAGGTAAATTAATTTGGCTATTGTTCCATGTAAACACCACATTTACAAGCCTTTTGTGGTCATGGTGAAGCTTGATGCATAATGCTTGAAGCCATGTTAAAATCAAATGTTTACTGGCACATGAAGCTGATAGACAGCAGACAGACtgaggattttctagaagcaaggataaaataacattttgtgtaaCCACTCTAACAAAATGAGAGCTAAAATATAGTACTTTTTCACTAAAATAAATCTAATCTTACCAAAAACTTGCTCACTCATAATTTCATGCAGTAGATTTTTATTGAATACTATGTGGAGACTAGTTTTTAATTCAAATATACATATTTATCGAGGATTTTAACTGACCTTATttcaaaatgtacagaaataagTGCTTTCATTTAAGCTGAATTTGGATTCGGACATGCCTCCAAAGGCAGCACTTTACAGCTTTCGGACGCAGCCATTTATTTTCCTTCctgtgtgagctactgaaataAGCCGCTCtgtaaaacagccaatcagagcagagctcttcattaatattcatgaagcttccaaataaggcaataacagagcatttcattctagggacaaatcctagggttgtaagtagagctgtaaaaccgtttctggggAATTTCTGCCATtccctatgccatataccttctatgtggTGTTTTGtggtgctcaatttcctacaccttctaccttattaagtttattctcaggttagggAAAGATAGTCaaagtaattttcatactcacaaCATAAGCCTCAGAAAACTTCTCCGTTGTCTGTTCTGctcaagtctatcaatcagagtcttttggcaggcaggcttcttggttataataaagtatatttttattgtctataggttaaATACTTCACATACAAAtgctagtatatatatataaaaaagttaatttgctAGCTTTGTTGGTCTTGGTCGAAGGCATCAATGGCAGGTCGTCTGGAAGCTGTTGATCTTCTCTTGCTAATACATGTTAtaaacattttcttaacagatgCTTTAAACAACAAGTGtggtgttttatttaataaaacactTTCAATAAAGCaaatacaatacaagtgtgtggtgtctttcttaataaagcaCTTTCTAATAAAGCAAGTTAAATACAAGCGTGGCATGACTTACATGGCATCGAGTGAGCAAACTCCCTCCAAGCTCCATGAAGGGATTGTGAAACCCGAATTTACTTTAATGTCGGAAATTATACTGTGCATATTTGATGTCCAATCACATgaggacaaaatatataaaaacaatattgacTGGCTAAGATCTAAAGTGAGAGAGTTCAGAGTTCAGTGGGACTTTAGTCGGCTAACAATGATTTTGGAAAACCCTGGATGGAGGACAGTGCCTTGGGGCTTAATATTAGCAAAACTGACCTAGCAAAACCTTTGTTTCTTAAAAGAGAGGAAGTTAAGCAAGTGGACTTTTGGTACAATGATTGACTCTAAGTGTGTCTTTGACAAACATTCagacagtatatttttaaatgaCTCACCAAAGCCTCATTTTACCGAGGAACCTGAGGTGCTTAAAGACTGAATTGTTATAGCTGTGTATAAATGATTTTGTTGGATCAAAACAGTGTCTCCTGGTTCAGATCTTCCGCCCTGAAAGCAGTCTGAAAGGATACTGTGCCTGTTTGTCTTTGATCTGCCCATGTTCATACAGATAGATGGAGGAGCCTGGATTGGAGGGATCAGATATGCCAGAAATAACAAAGAGGACTTTCTGCCCCTCGAATGGctttgataaacttttgaagACATGGATGTTAAATCTAGTCTTCTCCATGATTTCAGGATCTTCAAACCACTTTTTGACAGGCGCCGCAGGACGCAAGCTTTGTTCCCCATCGAGCTCTTCAAACCGGTCAGTCTTCAGAAACTCCTTTAAGGCTGACAGATACAGATCTTCATATTCCAGAGATGTGAAGGTCAAGCAAAGCACTCCGGGATAATCAGAATTTAGAAGGGTTCTGTTGAGCTCGTCGGAGTCTACAATTCTGATCCCTTCCAGTAACTTGGTGAGAGAACTCAAGATGTCCAGCTCAGACTTTGCATCCTTTAACCACTGCTTCATTGTGTCAGCATTGAATGGGGATCTCCTGTGGATCTTCAGGATGTCTTCCAGAGAGCTCTCCTCCAGCGTTCCTCCTCGAACAGCAGGCAAGACCCTAGCGACTGCTTTCAGTAGCATTGCCTTGTAAATCCTAAACGAGCTGTGAAAAGAGCACAGCCTCTCATCAACGCTTCTGAAACTATTAACCAGTTTGTTTCCGGACAGGTCTTTGTGTGTCCTCTCTGCCTCTGCCAGCCTCTCCATGATATCTTCAACGGCGAAAGCCACACTTGTGCTGATTTCTCTCTCCACTCGAGCTGCTGTTGCGTTCAGAAGATGAAGAGGATGGAGCCAGACTTTGATGGGGACTTCATCCTGAGGATTGTCCTTCAGCAGAGCCGGGAGCCGCTTGTACACGTTCAGGGCCTCTGTGTATGTGCTGGGGTTCTGCTGAAGCCGGACATCACCGTGAAATGTGCAGCTGATCTTCTCAGCCATTTTCTTTTCAGCATCGGTCATTTGTAAAGCCGCATTTCCCTCAGCTGATAATTCAGGGATCTTTGCAACCATGGCATACAGCTGTCCCTCCACCTCCTGCTTGTTTTCTTCCTCTGACAATGTCCCATCAAACACCATGAAAGCCTGAGCTCCGTACAGAACCGCGGTGACCACATGGGTTGCCGTTTTCTGGTCAAACACCTGAGGGTAGGTGATCTGGTCCAGATGGCTCATACTGAGCTGTTCATATCTAGTGGTTTCACTGTAAAACATGGTGATCCTGGACTGATGGTTTGAGGATTTGGTGTTACGCAGGTATTTGGCAGATCCTCCCGGCTCCACGAGACTCCCCAAGAAACTGACCTTCAGGGAGGCGCTTACATCCAAGACACTGAGTTTGCTTGAGAGAGAGTCCGAGCTGTAGACGTCTGAGTAGGTTTGGGGCTTAGGACGACTGTCCAGATCTTCTCTCAGCGATTTCTTATCCCACAGAGTAACACCTGAAATCACAAGTAGATCTAACAGTTATTCTCTGTATGAATAAGCGGCGGATGGATGGTTCAGCATGCAGGTTTTTTAGCGTTTTTATCACAACGCTGGGTAAGTGTCAATTCAATATGCTTTGATAAGTTAGTTTAGGGTGAAGCAGCACCTGGAAGGAAGGAATCCTTGCGACAGTCGTACAGCGTACCAGGAAACAGAGGTCTTCCTAGGGCTGCCACTTCTATTGTGTCTGACGGCAGAGCTGCTGAAAATAACAAAGACAAAagatcactttcagaacagaTTTAAAACAAAGTTTGTCAAGGTTAGGTGTGAGAAACCCTGAACCGCACACTGCTAACTTTATTTAACATGTTGTCCGACATTATGAAAAATGCCAAATATGGATGTGTTTATATTCATTGCTGTTGATAATCTGACACTAACTGtgatttatacagtaaaaaaacaacaacaaatgatTACTACAGATGAGACTGCACCTGGTTTTCCTGCGTTTTTCTCGGCCGTCTCTGAGATGTTCCGTGGCTCTGTGAAgacagagaaaaagtcaaaaatatgTGAAGAAATATACAGAGAAATGTAAACAACATGAGCATTAATGAAGTGTTCTTCTCCTGCTGAGTGTATCATGAGTCACCATTCACTTCCTTATGTTCAGTCCCCATAGAGAACAAGTGTGAGTGAAGAAATGGCACACAGCCTCCGCTGTATTCTCATAAGAAGTTATTTGTCAAGTGATGTGTGTTTATTGTCCTTTTATTCCTATCTGCTGCATTATTGTTTTTCTCTGTTCAAGGCTAATTCCGTATTTCTTATTTCCAACTGTTTAAACGAGTAGAAAATTATTCCTTTTATGGTTTTGTCTTTGTAAGCGACGACAAATTACTACGcaacaaggttaatttagttttgctttttaaaattcgTTTTATTTTGATAGAGTTTTCAAATCTGCACTaaaattttgtttagtttttattagtttcattaacaattttgtgaACCCATTTctattcagttttagtttttcagAGATCAAATAGAGATCATGATTTCCtggcaattctaaactaagcaaaataatgagacaaaatatcaattgctgcagtctatttaaaagtgtttaattcatttgaatgaattattaataatttaatagataa is part of the Garra rufa chromosome 1, GarRuf1.0, whole genome shotgun sequence genome and harbors:
- the LOC141326911 gene encoding cytolytic toxin-alpha-like isoform X2, which translates into the protein MASVEQRCVTPDEPKDDKHQEVQMSVSVNAQTGGVINAPVLTGNTITGSVTINYSTTEPRNISETAEKNAGKPALPSDTIEVAALGRPLFPGTLYDCRKDSFLPGVTLWDKKSLREDLDSRPKPQTYSDVYSSDSLSSKLSVLDVSASLKVSFLGSLVEPGGSAKYLRNTKSSNHQSRITMFYSETTRYEQLSMSHLDQITYPQVFDQKTATHVVTAVLYGAQAFMVFDGTLSEEENKQEVEGQLYAMVAKIPELSAEGNAALQMTDAEKKMAEKISCTFHGDVRLQQNPSTYTEALNVYKRLPALLKDNPQDEVPIKVWLHPLHLLNATAARVEREISTSVAFAVEDIMERLAEAERTHKDLSGNKLVNSFRSVDERLCSFHSSFRIYKAMLLKAVARVLPAVRGGTLEESSLEDILKIHRRSPFNADTMKQWLKDAKSELDILSSLTKLLEGIRIVDSDELNRTLLNSDYPGVLCLTFTSLEYEDLYLSALKEFLKTDRFEELDGEQSLRPAAPVKKWFEDPEIMEKTRFNIHVFKSLSKPFEGQKVLFVISGISDPSNPGSSIYLYEHGQIKDKQAQYPFRLLSGRKI
- the LOC141326911 gene encoding cytolytic toxin-alpha-like isoform X1, translating into MASVEQRCVTPDEPKDDKHQEVQMSVSVNAQTGGVINAPVLTGNTITGSVTINYSTTEPRNISETAEKNAGKPAALPSDTIEVAALGRPLFPGTLYDCRKDSFLPGVTLWDKKSLREDLDSRPKPQTYSDVYSSDSLSSKLSVLDVSASLKVSFLGSLVEPGGSAKYLRNTKSSNHQSRITMFYSETTRYEQLSMSHLDQITYPQVFDQKTATHVVTAVLYGAQAFMVFDGTLSEEENKQEVEGQLYAMVAKIPELSAEGNAALQMTDAEKKMAEKISCTFHGDVRLQQNPSTYTEALNVYKRLPALLKDNPQDEVPIKVWLHPLHLLNATAARVEREISTSVAFAVEDIMERLAEAERTHKDLSGNKLVNSFRSVDERLCSFHSSFRIYKAMLLKAVARVLPAVRGGTLEESSLEDILKIHRRSPFNADTMKQWLKDAKSELDILSSLTKLLEGIRIVDSDELNRTLLNSDYPGVLCLTFTSLEYEDLYLSALKEFLKTDRFEELDGEQSLRPAAPVKKWFEDPEIMEKTRFNIHVFKSLSKPFEGQKVLFVISGISDPSNPGSSIYLYEHGQIKDKQAQYPFRLLSGRKI